The Schistocerca nitens isolate TAMUIC-IGC-003100 chromosome 6, iqSchNite1.1, whole genome shotgun sequence DNA segment TCATTATGTTGTGTTTTTGTATAGATATACATTTGTAAAAGGTATACTATCTTCGGAGAAATCTTTGTACCGTTGTGAACAGATATCTTAGGATGGCCTAGAAAGCCGAAAGACGTTTCGTAGTGAACTATAAAATGAATACTATTGTGCATCATCAGTGTTgtctatttatatttttaatatctcTCATATTTTGCATTGCAGATGGAATATTTTTCATGACTGGCTTCATCAACGAATCCAGTAATTCTTATGCAATGCTGCTACTCCAGGGATCTTCTGACGACTTATGagtagatctttcagagctctgtcaaattcttctcgcagtattgaATTTCTCAACTCATCTTCATCCACTACTTCTTCCCCCTTTATTTGTATTACCTTCATTTCCCTTGTAAAGCTCTTCTATGCattgcttccacctttcagctttcccttcttttcctaGTTCTGGTTTGcgatctgagatcttgatattcgtacagcagCGTTTCTTTTCACGGAAGGTctatctaatttttctgtaggcggcatctatctttccctttgtaagtaggctgtttaggtttttatgttggtaacgccacttagtgctctgtacgaaaatcgctgactgcTATATAATGCCTtcattagaattttttatttagctggcagtattggctctcgctgtattgcagtatttcgagttacgaagtgattcatgaaaggtgtaagttattgttagtcagggctattcttttgtagggattattgaaagtaagattgcgttgcgctaaaatattatgtcagtttagtgatgatcagaatatgtaaagatgaatgtgaatgtcgtgtgactaggacctcccgtcgggtagaccgttcgccgggtgcaagtcttccgatttgacgccacttcggcgacttgcgcgtcgatgaggatgaaaggacgatgattaggactacacaacacccagtccctcagcggagaaaaatctccgacccagccgggaatcgaacgcgggctcgtacgattgacattctgtcgcactgaccactttttttttccttcgttgtcgatcgttgtgtttggtcgttgcggacgtcacatgacatccgttcaagttcgtttgttggtcCTTCcactcagttgttttattacagaggccaaccagccccctaaccgaacacgctgagctaccatgctctatattggtcgatgaatttgttcgtggcggacgtccgatgaacgccgttcaggttctttgttgatccattcactcagttattttattaaagagggcagctaaccctctgaccgagcacgctgagctaccgtgccggcgccaactcagctaccgagggcggacataaGTAAAGATAAACCATTCTCAATGCGTTtggttttgcttagctgtttgaaaatcaaataagaaagagttttccagcactgtcattatttacacacaaaagggaagtttcaccttctcatgCGTTAGCAAAGGATTTCTACTGGACTTCACCTTttccctatttgatcctctgccgccttcacgtTTTATCTCTTTAGGCTACACATTTGTCTTCTGTTCTTTGCTTTAACACTGTTTCAGTCAATCGAGGCctaatgcttcctttgaaactGTTAACCATGTCTCTTTCAACTTATCTATACCTCAAATCCTACActtctgcaatttcttcatttttaatctgcagttccCAGCCTATAAATTatagtcagagttcacatctgtcccTGAAAAAGGAAACCTTACAGTTGAAAATTAAGtttctaaatctccgtcttacatTAAGTACTCTATTTGAAACATTCTTGTGTCTCCAGGTCAATTCCACGTATACAGTTCTCATCCACGATTTTTAAACCAAACGCTAGCGATGAttcagttatgttctgtgcaaaattctaccaagattcttcccctctcattcctttCCAATCAGTCcattctccttctcttccttttcctgctatcaaattccagtcacctaccacatttaaatattttcactTAAAAATCTGAATAATgacttttatctcatcaaacattctTTCAGGCTCttgatcatctgcggagctagttggcgtgtAATGAGTGGCTTGGCTACGATAACGCATTCATTACGCTGTCCATGGTAGACTACATGCAtacgtattttttaaattcattattaggcCTACCGCTGCAATATTCCTATTTTATGTATATAACCCTCTACTCACCTGAACTGTTCTCTCTGCCACCGcattaattcccattatatctaacctcAACTTACCCATTTGCCTTAAAAATTACCTAACCTAACCACCCAACTAAGGGATCTAAGATTCCGCGCTCCCACCCGCAGAATGCCACATTTGTTTTACCTGATAACGACATCGTCTTGAATACCCCCACCCTCCCATTCCCTAGATACGAATGAGGAGCTATGGATCTGTTTTACATCCGGAGTATTACAccgaagaggatgccatcataatttaaccatccagtagagctgcatgcccgcaggaaaaatgacggctgtagttttcccttgttcTCAACCTGTCGCAATACGAGCACAGCAAAGCCATGATGgctaatgttagaaggccagatcagacGACGAAATTAGGTCGCGTAACTTCCAAAGTGAAATAGATCAATTTagattctttcttttgcttgtgccttcgtCCCGTAATGACGCAGGgtaggcatggttaatcggatttggcaaggttaattttaggggtggccgcatgcccttcctgccgccaccccgttccccccgggacggaagtagtgcaccctaactgtctgtgtctagtggaatccatgaaatagtgcgaatgtgttcagatgtctgcgagccgtgtaactgaggcggcacgtggggaccagcccggcattcacgtagttggatgtggaaaaccgcctaaaaaccacatccaggctggccggcacaccggcctccgtcgttaagccgccggacGGAAACAGATCAATTTAGATACGTGTTCATAatgtaaggtagcagattttgcaccttgCATGATGCTGAATCAGTAGtaatacaccgaataataattgataattggcccaccgataggagagaatggacacagaaaaggaagttgtgtgtgtcatgtcaaactaacgggatggccgcggccggacccctttgtcggttggcacttcagaccaccaaagacgttcggagaggctgggccatcacaacaagaagcgaggaggagctatatgcgaaagagagaaagatgatttcgcgccacagtggaaaatttgcggaagactgtgacgggattggcgcagagcgcgtagagatacatgttaaaagtttggcggcaacagtaaccgcgggagaattctgtgtcgtggttggctacaaacgcgcacggatacatggtagtctgtgtcgtgattggctaccaacgcgcacggatccatgcagcgaagaacggccaggtttgcaaaaactctgaaggaACTCGGGGGTCGGTAGTGGACtagagcagtcgcggtgtctggctgccgtgcttggagagcgtggagagaaataggttggagaagttaccggcattgagtccagtggttactctccaagtctgaatagtgtagagcatacgactccacacacgtagcattatctgttcctctgaggagagaaacagatttgtactaacttgtggtgttcatatgcaatctgaagtgtacctttgctgccgtGCACTTGAGTCGACCAAACAACTCTTGGCATATGTacaagtagcttgagtattgactagtGACGGACTCCACAATTGAGCActtacgtacaggagtttacgggcgcaaaccacgtccacgttggagattaaagcAAAACTtgctcacgggaaagacggcatcacgacgttggctgggccgaccgtcgtaatcatcacggagaattacggtgatattagcaatcatcagccaaagtagggcactgtaattctaaatgagttcgtaCTCCGCTAtctctttgactggcgctctctgagtctgtgtccgttcaggcagaactgcaatagagtcacttgcgggttcagtgttgacttaagtagttaggaaaagaggatacattgtgccaatgataggctagttaggttagcgagtgtattgtATTGTCATGATATGCTAGGAATATTGCTCATCCCgttctgaataaatcttaatttggtatcatatgctaatcaccgcattattgatttcgtagctagcaatcaccatatttttgtttaatacttAGAGTATAatgataatttcgatgcaaatgatactgggggcataaccgTGCGTTTAAAGagagccaacttaagtcagatagcaactcatgGTCGACTAAGACTACCAACAGATATTTTTCAGTATATCGATAATTGTACAATAAACCCTCGTACGTTGCAATAAATAAGATGGTAAAAAGATAAAAAGGAAATGTGCTACGCAGTTTTTATAATTTACATGTATTTAAACAAATTTACAAAAGACAGAAAAATTTACATAACATTGTATTGAAAATATACATTTACTAAAGAAGAATGTCAATCAGTGTGTCGAAATTTGCCGTTGTTTTATTTGCAGTGGTACGCGTAGCCACTCTGACAGCCGATGGATGCTCATGTTATTAATATACTAAATAAGCGATCTCACTGACAACCGTTTAATGAACGGAAATCGGCGAATCCTGGTAGGTACAGCACATGTTAATAATCGCTTCTTGCGTGTGGAGTTCTGAAGGCTGACACTGGCGAACACAAGCACGTCCAGGCTAGCCAGCCCGTATATTTGTCCAGTAGCTGTACTGAACACGTCGGGTAGGCTGGCTAAGGCAGCACCCACTTGACATGTAAGTGGTGTGATGTGGAAGGAGGTACAATCCAATATAGCATGTAAACAGCGTCCGACGATTCGATGTGTTGGTCGCGCGGCACTGAAACTTATTTTCGCTGGTGGAATTTGTGTCACACACCGAGTCCACACTATGCCGTCTGCACGTGGGTCGTCCAGAACAAGCGAGGGCTGCGGGTTCCAGTAGATGTCTGCtcactgccgctgctgctgctggcgctgctgctgcagctgctgctcctTCAGCTTGGCCTCGATGCGCTTCTGGTGCAGCCCCTCCGGGTCGTACTTTCGCGACAGGCGCGCCCAGTCGGCCGCCCGCTGCTTCATCATGAAGTCCACCACCTTGCGCACGTTCTCCTTCTGCTTCGCGGAGCACTTGGAGCAGTCCGACTTCAGCGCGTCCGGGAGCATCTCTGCGGGCAAGAGTGAGAACACAGTCAGCAAAGAGAGCAAACAAATTCCTGACACCGCATTAGTCATCTACCATAGCACCCACTGAGAGCGGGCTTTCCATTCtgggaaaaaactgaaaaaaaatggtcaaatattttgtgaaatttaaagaaataaaatacgAGGGTGGTATGGTAAGTCTGGTACATTtatatgaaagaatggaacatttttgttgcgtcttcatggttggtaagcttcatTAACCaagcagaccagacctcatcgacggtgtcagtgttgagacagggattagtgatcatgatgttgtcattacgactatggttacgaaagttaaaaagtcggtcaagaaggctaggagagtattcttactagaaagagcagataagcagttgttagcatcccacttagtaaatgaatcggcttcatttacttctggtacgatggacgtggaagaattatggacaatttttaaacacattgtaaatcacacattggacaagtatgtgccgaaaaagtgggttacggacggaaaagacccaccgtggtttaacagcgcaattcggagaatgctcaggaagcaaaggcagttgcactcgcggtacaagaaagatcgggagaatgaggacaggcaaaagttagtagagattagtgctgctgtaaaaagagcgatgcgcgaagcattcaatcactaccaccgtcataccttagcaaaagatcttgctgaaaacccaaggaaattctggtcttgcgTAAAATAGGTAAGCGTTTGGAAGGCTTccgtccagtcactcactgatcagtctgccaTGGCAAcgtaagacagcaaaacgaaagctgaaattttaaatttagcatttgagaaatctttcgcgcaggaggatcgtacaaacataccgccgtttgagtctcgtgcagattcccgtatggaggacatagtgatagacatccctggggttgtgaagcagctgaatgggttgaaaataaataaatcgccaggtcctgatgggattccaattcggttttacagagagtactctactgcattggctccttacttagctttcatttatcgcgaatctcttgcccaacgtaaaatcccgagcgactggaaaaaagcgcaggtgacgcctgtatataagaagggcagaaggacggatcctcaaaattgcagaccaatatccttaacatcggtttgttgcaggattctcgaacatattctcagttcgaatataatgaatttccttgagacagagaagttgctgtccatgcatcagcacggctttagaatgcatcgctcctgcgaaacgcaactcgctcttttttcacctgatatcttgcgaaccatggatgaagggtatcacacggatgccatattccttcacttccggaaagcgtatgactcggtgccccactgcagactcctaactaaggtacgagcatatgggattggttcccaagtatgtgagtggctcgaagacttctcaagtaatagaacccagtacgttgtcctcgatggtgagtgttcatcggaggtgagggtatcatctggagtgccccagggaagtgtggtaggtccgctgttgtttactatctacataaatgatcttttggatagggtggatagcaatgtgcggctgtttgctgatgatgctgtggtgtacgggaaggtgtcgtcgctgagtgactgtaggaggatacaagatgacttggacaggatttgtgattggtgtaaagaatggcagctaactctaaatatagatcaatgtaaattaatgcagatgaataggaaaaagaatcctgttatgtttgaatactccattagtagtgcagcgcttgacacagtcacgtcgattaaatatttgggcgtaacattgcagagctatatgaagtgggacaagcatgtaatgacagttgtgaggaaagcggatagtcgtcttcggttcgttggtagaattttgggaagatgtgattcatctgtaaatgagaccgcttataaaacactaatacgacctattcttgagtactgctcgagcgtttgggatccctatcaggtcggattgagggaggacatagaagcaattcagaggcgggctgctagatttgttactggtaggtttgatcatcacacgagtgttacggaaatgcttcaggaactcgggtgggagtctctagaggaaaggaggcgttcttttcgtgaatcgctactgaggaaattaagagaaccagcgtttgaggctgactacagtacacttttactgccgccaacttacatttcgcggaaagaccacaaagataagataagagagattagggctcgtacagaggcatataggcagtcatttttccctcgttctgtttgagagtggaacagggagagaagatgctagttgtggaacaaggtaccctccgccacgcaccgtatggtggattgcggagtatgtatgtagatgtagatgtctaccaTAGCACCCACTGAGAGCGGGCTCCCAATTctggaaaaaaaactgaaaaaatggtcaaatattttgtgaaatttaaaGAAATAGAATACGAGGGTTGTTTGGCAAGTCCGGTAGATTTAATGAAAGAATGAAACATTTTGGTTGCGTCTTCATGGTAGGTAAGCTTCATTAACCAAGCATTctataaataatttcaacaatgtacagtgtgcagttcattgttgacagtcgTCTGAAAttgtcagtgtgtcgactgcgactaaaaatggagaaaaccgagttccGTGCTGTTATTAAATGCCGGGTGGTTattattaaactttccctattgaacacgttataacacagaaactaattaccgtacgagtaacaAACTTGGTGGCATTAACGccaaggacatgaggaagagaaataatgcagaatcaattcaactgaaacacttttaatgtcccGCTACGGTATATCATACCATTTCTGCCACAATAAGAGCTCAATACGCCCATCAGCGTCCATAAGTATCTGAAAGCGCAGGTTTGTATTCTGCGCAGCAGAACGAAGCATTTCTGTAGGTACGCTGGCTGCCTCTCTTGATCAGAATACGTGTGAATGATGTCCTGGTAAACCCTCTTTTCAGGTAACCCCATAACCAGAAGTCACAAGGAGTGAAATCAGGTGACCGTGCTGGCCCAGAATTTAgtaacgatcggctgataattcgctttttccaaatgtgtttcgtaaAAGCAGATGAActccacgagcgatgtgcggtgggaccCCACCTTACTTGAAAGCTATTGAGTTCATAGATATGTTGATCTATTATCACTTCAAAAGGATATAGATTGTATTGGGTTCGTAGGTAAATTCGTAGCGGTTTtcaataagtttaataaacacaacagatacacataacttcAGACTCTGGTAATAtacgaggtgttcaaaaagtctctccgcggtGCCGTAtctttgttagccgcgcgtgccgtatgctgcTGTGAATATACCGAATGgatgcagtatcgttgtgcgtttattgtttcgttgaaaaatatgggacccacaatctgacttctagaaattgcaatccaaactcctattttcacagaatgaagtggttcctcatgaatactcaATGGATTTGCTGGACTTCACAtgtgagaattttgcgagttcatgtacccgaataaatgaaaccacacctcatcagtgaaaaacgtttcataaagaatatcccttccattttg contains these protein-coding regions:
- the LOC126262219 gene encoding ejaculatory bulb-specific protein 3-like, whose protein sequence is MQTPTLALLIVTAALATAAAADDRYAKYDHVDVERMLRNQRFVNAAIKCLLEEGPCTPEIRDLKKMLPDALKSDCSKCSAKQKENVRKVVDFMMKQRAADWARLSRKYDPEGLHQKRIEAKLKEQQLQQQRQQQQRQ